The following nucleotide sequence is from Verrucomicrobiota bacterium.
GGCGGCGGTGGAAGCCGCCCGGTTGCGGTTGCGCCCGATTCTGATGACGTCCTTTGCGTTCACCCTGGGCGTCTGGCCGTTGGTGATTGCGTTAGGGGCCGGCTCGGAGATGCGCCAGGCGCTGGGCACGGCGGTCTTCAGCGGCATGCTCGGCGTGACGCTGTTCGGGATCTTTTTAACGCCGGTGTTCTTTTCGGTGATCATGAAGTTTTTTGGGCCCCGGCCCGCATCCAAGGCCGCCCCGGCGCCAAGCCCAACGGAGCTGCAACACGCCGGCTGAGAAAGAGTGGGGGGGCGTGGTGGCCGACCTCCCCTCGTGCGACCCACCCCCTTTTGACGAACTTAACCCGCAAAATCAAATATGAACGTCGAACCCAATTACTTCGAACCTACCGATTCCGCCGAGCTGCTGGCACGGCGCAAAGACTCTGCGCGGCACACGCTTCGCACCGTCTTCCCTGACGAGTTGCACGCACTGGTCCGAGAGCTCTTTCCTGACGAGATGAGCCCCTTTGCGGGCGCCTTTTCGGACTTCATCGATGAGCACCGTTCAGAAACGGCCGTTCGGGGTGAAACGTCAGACGGGATTGCCTTCGTCTACTACCCGCGGTCCAACCGCGGCATGTGGTGCCTACGCGCCGGCGACA
It contains:
- a CDS encoding efflux RND transporter permease subunit, with translation AAVEAARLRLRPILMTSFAFTLGVWPLVIALGAGSEMRQALGTAVFSGMLGVTLFGIFLTPVFFSVIMKFFGPRPASKAAPAPSPTELQHAG